From Cellulomonas fimi ATCC 484, a single genomic window includes:
- a CDS encoding branched-chain amino acid aminotransferase: protein MSTLAAPSSADLFTLHRTDTPVPDATREAALASPKFGTVFTEHMARISYIDGEGWHDRRVEKYGPLQLDPATAVLHYAQEIFEGLKAYKHADGSVWTFRPQANAARFARSAQRLALPQLSEADFLGSITALVRTDRAWVPSGEETSLYLRPFMYASESFLGVRPSLEAEYLVIASPVGPYFAGGLTPVSIWVDTEFHRAGAGGTGAAKCGGNYAASLLPQQRAYEKGCEQVCFLDATTNTLLEELGGMNIVVVGADGSVSTPPVSGSILEGVTRGSILQLLTDAGHEVSERPIPLAELRAGIEDGSVAEVFACGTAAVVTPIGRLASDDFDLTVGDGGTGPVTGRIRAELTDIQYGRATDRHGWLHRLV from the coding sequence ATGAGCACCCTCGCAGCACCCTCGTCCGCCGACCTGTTCACGCTCCACCGGACGGACACCCCGGTCCCCGACGCGACGCGCGAGGCCGCGCTGGCGTCGCCCAAGTTCGGCACCGTGTTCACCGAGCACATGGCCCGCATCTCGTACATCGACGGCGAGGGCTGGCACGACCGCCGCGTCGAGAAGTACGGCCCGCTGCAGCTCGACCCCGCGACCGCGGTCCTGCACTACGCGCAGGAGATCTTCGAGGGGCTCAAGGCGTACAAGCACGCCGACGGCTCGGTGTGGACGTTCCGCCCGCAGGCCAACGCGGCACGCTTCGCGCGGTCCGCGCAGCGCCTCGCCCTGCCGCAGCTGTCCGAGGCGGACTTCCTCGGCTCGATCACGGCGCTCGTCCGGACCGACCGGGCGTGGGTGCCGTCGGGCGAGGAGACGAGCCTGTACCTGCGGCCCTTCATGTACGCCTCGGAGAGCTTCCTCGGAGTGCGGCCGTCGCTGGAGGCCGAGTACCTCGTCATCGCGTCGCCGGTGGGCCCGTACTTCGCGGGCGGCCTCACGCCGGTGTCGATCTGGGTCGACACCGAGTTCCACCGCGCGGGTGCGGGCGGCACCGGGGCGGCCAAGTGCGGCGGCAACTACGCGGCGAGCCTGCTGCCGCAGCAGCGCGCGTACGAGAAGGGCTGCGAGCAGGTCTGCTTCCTCGACGCGACGACGAACACGCTGCTCGAGGAGCTCGGCGGCATGAACATCGTCGTGGTCGGCGCGGACGGGTCGGTGTCGACGCCGCCCGTGTCCGGCTCGATCCTCGAGGGCGTCACGCGCGGCTCGATCCTGCAGCTGCTGACCGACGCGGGACACGAGGTCTCGGAGCGCCCGATCCCGCTCGCCGAGCTGCGCGCCGGGATCGAGGACGGCTCGGTGGCCGAGGTGTTCGCGTGCGGCACCGCCGCCGTCGTGACCCCGATCGGCCGCCTCGCGAGCGACGACTTCGACCTCACCGTCGGCGACGGCGGCACCGGCCCGGTCACGGGCCGCATCCGCGCGGAGCTCACCGACATCCAGTACGGCCGCGCGACCGACCGCCACGGCTGGCTCCACCGCCTGGTCTGA
- a CDS encoding 3-isopropylmalate dehydrogenase produces the protein MSASTTAPADLRLAVVAGDGIGTEVVEQGLLVLEAALHGTGTRVATTDFDLGARRWHATGETLTDGDLDAIRAHDAILLGAIGDPTVPSGVLERGLLLKLRFALDHYVNLRPGRLYPGVTSPLADPGDVDFVVVREGTEGPYVGNGGAIRVGTPHEVANEVSVNTAFGVERVVRDAFARAAARPRKKLTLVHKHNVLVHAGHLWRRTVEAVNAEFPDVTVDYLHVDAATIFLVTNPSRFDVIVTDNLFGDILTDLAAAITGGIGLAASANINPDRTAPSMFEPVHGSAPDIAGQGKADPTATVLSVAMLLEHLGLSDAARRVESAVASDLAERGSAERVRSTAEVGKDLAARVAG, from the coding sequence ATGAGCGCCAGCACCACCGCCCCCGCGGACCTCCGTCTCGCCGTCGTCGCCGGCGACGGCATCGGCACCGAGGTCGTCGAGCAGGGCCTGCTCGTCCTCGAGGCCGCGCTGCACGGCACGGGCACGCGCGTCGCCACCACGGACTTCGACCTCGGCGCGCGCCGCTGGCACGCGACGGGCGAGACGCTGACGGACGGCGACCTCGACGCGATCCGCGCGCACGACGCGATCCTGCTGGGCGCGATCGGCGACCCGACGGTGCCGTCGGGCGTGCTCGAGCGCGGCCTGCTGCTCAAGCTCCGCTTCGCGCTGGACCACTACGTCAACCTCCGCCCGGGCCGTCTCTACCCCGGCGTCACGAGCCCGCTGGCCGACCCCGGCGACGTCGACTTCGTCGTCGTCCGCGAGGGCACCGAGGGCCCCTACGTCGGCAACGGCGGCGCGATCCGTGTGGGCACGCCGCACGAGGTCGCGAACGAGGTGAGCGTCAACACGGCGTTCGGCGTGGAGCGCGTGGTGCGCGACGCGTTCGCTCGTGCCGCGGCCCGGCCCCGCAAGAAGCTCACGCTCGTGCACAAGCACAACGTCCTCGTGCACGCGGGGCACCTGTGGCGTCGCACGGTCGAGGCCGTGAACGCGGAGTTCCCCGACGTCACGGTGGACTACCTGCACGTGGACGCGGCGACGATCTTCCTCGTGACGAACCCGTCGCGCTTCGACGTGATCGTCACCGACAACCTCTTCGGGGACATCCTCACCGACCTCGCCGCCGCGATCACGGGCGGGATCGGCCTGGCCGCGTCGGCGAACATCAACCCGGACCGCACCGCGCCGAGCATGTTCGAGCCCGTGCACGGCTCGGCGCCGGACATCGCGGGCCAGGGCAAGGCCGACCCGACCGCCACGGTCCTGTCGGTCGCGATGCTCCTGGAGCACCTCGGCCTGTCCGACGCGGCGCGCCGCGTGGAGTCCGCGGTGGCGTCCGACCTGGCCGAGCGCGGGTCGGCGGAGCGAGTACGGTCGACGGCCGAGGTGGGCAAGGACCTCGCCGCGCGCGTCGCCGGCTGA
- a CDS encoding ASCH domain-containing protein encodes MTDEATTDLTGEEPDQRVSAFWQAARGHLGLGKLDSVLGEQPKDVVPPPSWSFGDSPVLADQLLGLVLDGRKTGTSTALAEFETEGLDLPVVGDLSIVVDGTGEPRALLRTTEVAVVPFDQVGEDHARAEGEDDLSLTSWRTEHERYWRRVLGDDAFRADLPVVTERFELVYPTTGPTPAVD; translated from the coding sequence ATGACCGACGAGGCGACGACCGACCTGACGGGCGAGGAGCCGGACCAGCGGGTCAGCGCGTTCTGGCAGGCAGCTCGCGGCCACCTGGGGCTCGGCAAGCTCGACTCCGTGCTGGGGGAGCAGCCGAAGGACGTCGTGCCGCCGCCCTCGTGGTCGTTCGGCGACTCCCCGGTGCTCGCGGACCAGCTCCTGGGCCTGGTGCTCGACGGCCGCAAGACGGGCACGTCGACGGCGCTCGCGGAGTTCGAGACGGAGGGCCTCGACCTGCCCGTGGTGGGCGACCTGTCGATCGTCGTCGACGGTACGGGGGAGCCGCGTGCGCTGCTGCGCACGACCGAGGTCGCGGTCGTCCCGTTCGACCAGGTCGGCGAGGACCACGCACGTGCGGAGGGCGAGGACGACCTGTCGCTGACGTCGTGGCGCACCGAGCACGAGCGGTACTGGCGTCGGGTGCTCGGCGACGACGCGTTCCGCGCGGACCTGCCGGTGGTGACGGAGCGCTTCGAGCTCGTGTACCCCACCACCGGCCCGACTCCGGCCGTCGACTGA
- the ilvC gene encoding ketol-acid reductoisomerase, with amino-acid sequence MAELFYDDDADLSVIQSKKVAVIGYGSQGHAHSLNLRDSGVDVTVGLREGSASRAKAENEGLKVATVADAVAGADVVVILAPDQVQRIVYRDEIEPNLKDGAALVFGHGFNIRFGYIKPAANHDVLMVAPKGPGHLVRREYVDGRGVPVIVAVEQDASGDAWKLALSYAKAIGGLRAAGIKTTFTEETETDLFGEQAVLCGGVSQLIQYGFETLTEAGYQPEVAYFEVLHELKLIVDLIFEGGITKQRWSVSDTAEYGDYVSGPRVITPDVKANMQAVLADIQNGAFAKRFIDDQDAGAPEFKELREKGQNHPIEPVGRELRKLFAWVKPSDSDYVEGSAAR; translated from the coding sequence GTGGCTGAGCTGTTCTACGACGACGACGCCGACCTGTCGGTCATCCAGTCCAAGAAGGTCGCCGTCATCGGCTACGGCAGCCAGGGGCACGCGCACTCGCTCAACCTGCGCGACTCCGGCGTCGACGTCACCGTGGGCCTGCGTGAGGGCTCGGCGTCGCGCGCCAAGGCCGAGAACGAGGGCCTCAAGGTCGCGACGGTCGCCGACGCGGTCGCGGGCGCCGACGTCGTCGTCATCCTCGCCCCCGACCAGGTGCAGCGGATCGTCTACCGCGACGAGATCGAGCCGAACCTCAAGGACGGCGCCGCGCTCGTCTTCGGCCACGGCTTCAACATCCGCTTCGGCTACATCAAGCCGGCCGCGAACCACGACGTCCTCATGGTCGCCCCCAAGGGCCCGGGCCACCTGGTCCGCCGCGAGTACGTCGACGGCCGCGGCGTGCCGGTCATCGTCGCCGTCGAGCAGGACGCGTCGGGCGACGCGTGGAAGCTCGCGCTGTCCTACGCCAAGGCGATCGGCGGCCTGCGCGCCGCGGGCATCAAGACGACCTTCACCGAGGAGACCGAGACCGACCTGTTCGGTGAGCAGGCCGTGCTGTGCGGCGGCGTCTCGCAGCTCATCCAGTACGGCTTCGAGACCCTGACCGAGGCCGGCTACCAGCCCGAGGTCGCGTACTTCGAGGTGCTGCACGAGCTCAAGCTCATCGTCGACCTCATCTTCGAGGGCGGCATCACCAAGCAGCGCTGGTCCGTCTCCGACACGGCGGAGTACGGCGACTACGTCTCGGGCCCGCGCGTCATCACGCCCGACGTCAAGGCGAACATGCAGGCCGTCCTCGCGGACATCCAGAACGGCGCGTTCGCGAAGCGCTTCATCGACGACCAGGACGCCGGTGCGCCGGAGTTCAAGGAGCTCCGCGAGAAGGGCCAGAACCACCCGATCGAGCCGGTCGGCCGCGAGCTGCGCAAGCTCTTCGCGTGGGTGAAGCCCTCGGACTCCGACTACGTCGAGGGAAGCGCGGCGCGCTGA
- the ilvN gene encoding acetolactate synthase small subunit, with protein MSRHTLSVLVENKPGVLTRVAGLFARRSFNIHSLAVGPTEHEEISRITVVVDVDELPLEQVTKQLNKLINVIKIVELEDAASVQRELLLVKVKADTAQRTSVLEVVQLFRAHVVDVVPDTVVIEATGSPGKLGALLTALEPFGIREIVQSGTVAIGRGSRSITDRALERVSRTA; from the coding sequence ATGAGCCGCCACACGCTGTCCGTGCTCGTGGAGAACAAGCCCGGTGTGCTCACGCGCGTCGCGGGCCTGTTCGCCCGCCGGTCCTTCAACATCCATTCGCTCGCCGTGGGCCCGACGGAGCACGAGGAGATCTCGCGCATCACCGTCGTCGTCGACGTCGACGAGCTGCCGCTCGAGCAGGTGACCAAGCAGCTCAACAAGCTCATCAACGTCATCAAGATCGTCGAGCTCGAGGACGCGGCGTCCGTGCAGCGCGAGCTGCTGCTCGTCAAGGTCAAGGCGGACACCGCGCAGCGCACCTCGGTCCTCGAGGTCGTCCAGCTGTTCCGGGCGCACGTCGTCGACGTCGTCCCCGACACGGTCGTGATCGAGGCGACCGGCAGCCCGGGCAAGCTCGGCGCCCTCCTGACCGCCCTGGAGCCGTTCGGCATCCGTGAGATCGTGCAGTCCGGCACGGTCGCCATCGGGCGCGGGTCGCGCTCGATCACGGACCGGGCGCTCGAGCGCGTCTCGCGCACCGCCTGA
- a CDS encoding acetolactate synthase large subunit translates to MVQGPHPAPPRTPAPPAPQASPAVVAHARADRDRVVVGAGSTVEKVTGAQSIVRSLEEQGVEVVFGIPGGAILPTYDPLMDSAKVRHILVRHEQGGGHAAAGYASATGRVGVCMATSGPGATNLVTPIADAHMDSVPLVAITGQVGASLIGTDAFQEADIVGITLPVTKHNYLVTDPDDIPRVIAEAFHIAASGRPGPVLVDIAKSAMQAQTTFSWPQDITLPGYHPVTKPHAKQIREAARLLATARRPVLYVGGGVIRAGAAAELRALVDTSGAPAVTTLMARGALPDTHPQHLGMPGMHGTVAAVAALQRADLIVALGARFDDRVTGQLSSFAPNATIVHADIDPAEIGKNKAVDVPIVGDLREVLADLLPELAREHGQHGKPDLEAWWKQLDAWRETFPLGYDEPSDGHLAPQHVIQRIGELSGPEAVYAAGVGQHQMWAAQFIKYERPNSWLNSGGLGTMGYSVPAAMGAKVGQPDRTVWAIDGDGCFQMTNQELATCTINDIPIKVAVVNNSSLGMVRQWQTLFYESRYSNTDLHTGHGTVRVPDFVKLADAYGCVGLRCETKADVDATIKRALEIDDRPVVVDFTVSRDAMVWPMVAAGVSNDDIQYARGISPAWDRED, encoded by the coding sequence ATGGTCCAGGGTCCTCACCCGGCACCGCCGCGTACGCCCGCGCCGCCCGCACCGCAGGCCAGCCCTGCGGTCGTCGCGCACGCCCGAGCGGACCGCGACCGGGTCGTCGTCGGTGCGGGCTCGACCGTCGAGAAGGTCACCGGTGCGCAGTCGATCGTCCGCTCCCTGGAGGAGCAGGGCGTCGAGGTCGTGTTCGGCATCCCGGGCGGCGCGATCCTGCCCACCTACGACCCGCTCATGGACTCCGCCAAGGTGCGGCACATCCTCGTGCGGCACGAGCAGGGCGGCGGCCACGCCGCGGCCGGGTACGCCTCCGCGACGGGCCGGGTCGGCGTCTGCATGGCGACGTCCGGCCCCGGTGCGACCAACCTCGTGACCCCGATCGCGGACGCCCACATGGACTCCGTCCCGCTCGTGGCGATCACGGGGCAGGTCGGCGCGTCGCTCATCGGCACCGACGCGTTCCAGGAGGCCGACATCGTCGGCATCACGCTGCCGGTGACGAAGCACAACTACCTCGTGACGGACCCCGACGACATCCCGCGCGTCATCGCCGAGGCGTTCCACATCGCCGCGAGCGGGCGCCCGGGCCCGGTGCTCGTCGACATCGCGAAGTCGGCCATGCAGGCGCAGACGACGTTCAGCTGGCCGCAGGACATCACGCTGCCCGGCTACCACCCGGTCACCAAGCCGCACGCCAAGCAGATCCGGGAGGCCGCCCGCCTGCTCGCGACCGCCCGGCGGCCCGTGCTGTACGTCGGGGGCGGCGTGATCCGCGCCGGCGCCGCAGCCGAGCTGCGCGCCCTGGTCGACACCTCGGGCGCGCCGGCCGTCACGACGCTCATGGCGCGCGGCGCGCTGCCCGACACCCACCCGCAGCACCTCGGCATGCCGGGCATGCACGGCACGGTGGCGGCCGTCGCCGCGCTGCAGCGCGCCGACCTCATCGTCGCGCTCGGCGCACGGTTCGACGACCGCGTCACGGGCCAGCTGTCGAGCTTCGCCCCGAACGCGACGATCGTGCACGCCGACATCGACCCCGCCGAGATCGGCAAGAACAAGGCCGTCGACGTGCCGATCGTGGGCGACCTGCGCGAGGTGCTCGCCGACCTGCTGCCCGAGCTCGCCCGCGAGCACGGCCAGCACGGCAAGCCGGACCTCGAGGCCTGGTGGAAGCAGCTCGACGCGTGGCGCGAGACCTTCCCGCTCGGCTACGACGAGCCGTCGGACGGCCACCTGGCCCCGCAGCACGTCATCCAGCGCATCGGCGAGCTGTCGGGCCCCGAGGCCGTGTACGCAGCGGGCGTCGGGCAGCACCAGATGTGGGCGGCGCAGTTCATCAAGTACGAGCGGCCCAACTCGTGGCTCAACTCCGGCGGCCTCGGCACCATGGGCTACTCCGTGCCCGCGGCGATGGGCGCGAAGGTCGGCCAGCCCGACCGGACCGTGTGGGCGATCGACGGCGACGGCTGCTTCCAGATGACCAACCAGGAGCTCGCCACCTGCACGATCAACGACATCCCGATCAAGGTGGCGGTCGTCAACAACTCGTCGCTCGGCATGGTCCGGCAGTGGCAGACGCTGTTCTACGAGTCGCGCTACTCCAACACGGACCTGCACACCGGCCACGGCACGGTGCGCGTGCCGGACTTCGTCAAGCTCGCCGACGCCTACGGCTGCGTGGGCCTGCGCTGCGAGACGAAGGCCGACGTGGACGCGACCATCAAGCGCGCGCTCGAGATCGACGACCGTCCCGTCGTCGTGGACTTCACCGTGTCGCGCGACGCGATGGTGTGGCCCATGGTCGCTGCCGGCGTGAGCAACGACGACATCCAGTACGCCCGGGGCATCAGCCCGGCGTGGGACCGGGAGGACTGA
- a CDS encoding AMIN-like domain-containing (lipo)protein has protein sequence MRTTSVAGLALLLAVGLHLLAAPAASATPYCGQVWGSQPEVVGTAPGGQLRAVRTGRHECFDRIVLDAVHFVSSYSVQYVDVVTEQGTGAAVPVRGGARLAVVPNVGHALWPTPATGASMADVSGYRTFRDVVWAGSADRVTTIGLGVRARLPFRTFLLPGPGNGSRLVVDVAHQWCDPGTTC, from the coding sequence GTGCGCACGACGTCCGTCGCGGGCCTGGCGCTGCTGCTGGCGGTGGGGCTGCACCTGCTCGCCGCCCCGGCGGCGTCGGCCACGCCGTACTGCGGTCAGGTCTGGGGCTCGCAGCCCGAGGTCGTGGGGACCGCTCCGGGCGGCCAGCTCCGGGCGGTCCGCACGGGTCGGCACGAGTGCTTCGACCGGATCGTCCTGGACGCCGTGCACTTCGTCTCGAGCTACTCCGTGCAGTACGTCGACGTCGTGACGGAGCAGGGCACGGGTGCTGCGGTGCCCGTGCGCGGGGGCGCCCGGCTGGCTGTCGTGCCGAACGTCGGGCACGCCCTGTGGCCGACGCCGGCGACGGGGGCGTCGATGGCCGACGTGAGCGGGTACCGCACGTTCCGGGACGTCGTGTGGGCGGGCAGCGCCGACCGTGTGACGACGATCGGCCTGGGCGTGCGCGCCCGGCTGCCGTTCCGCACGTTCCTGCTGCCCGGGCCGGGCAACGGCTCCCGGCTCGTGGTCGACGTGGCGCACCAGTGGTGCGACCCGGGCACGACCTGCTGA
- a CDS encoding AMIN-like domain-containing (lipo)protein has protein sequence MRKFLVGGLLLLLAAGLHLLAAPAASAAPYCGQVWGSQPRAAGDMSAGTLTNVRAGRHTCYDRLVLDVDAPLTGWSVRYVDVVTQDGSGFPVAVRGGARLEVVARVGVVPTDSWFVGDGGRLIDTSAYRTFRDVVWAGSFEGVTTIGLGVRARLPFRVFVLAGPGDGSRLVVDVGHQWCETGTTC, from the coding sequence ATGCGCAAGTTCCTCGTCGGCGGGCTGCTGCTGCTCCTCGCAGCCGGCCTGCACCTGCTCGCCGCCCCGGCGGCGTCCGCCGCGCCGTACTGCGGCCAGGTCTGGGGCTCTCAGCCCCGCGCAGCCGGAGACATGTCGGCCGGCACCCTCACGAACGTCCGCGCCGGTCGGCACACGTGCTACGACCGGCTCGTGCTCGACGTCGACGCACCCCTGACGGGGTGGTCGGTGCGGTACGTGGACGTCGTCACGCAGGACGGGTCCGGCTTCCCGGTGGCCGTCCGCGGCGGTGCCCGTCTGGAGGTCGTCGCCCGCGTCGGCGTCGTCCCGACGGACTCGTGGTTCGTCGGCGACGGCGGGCGGCTCATCGACACCTCGGCGTACCGGACGTTCCGTGACGTCGTGTGGGCGGGCAGCTTCGAGGGCGTGACGACGATCGGGCTGGGCGTGCGTGCCCGGCTGCCGTTCCGTGTGTTCGTGCTGGCCGGGCCCGGTGACGGGTCGAGGCTCGTGGTCGACGTCGGGCACCAGTGGTGCGAGACGGGGACCACCTGCTGA
- a CDS encoding pyridoxamine 5'-phosphate oxidase family protein: MGKVHERIDDRMRTFLLAQHVFFVATAPSGDGGHVNVSPKGIDGSFVVLDDRTVAYLDLTASGAETIAHLRENGRITVMFCAFQGPPNIVRLHGRGRFVTLYDEGFAELAALFPETRGARAVVVVDVERVSDSCGYGVPLMEHVGERDLLPPYMERKGEQGQAAYRRQKNRTSIDGLPAFDFDPEPDPEPQPGSV; this comes from the coding sequence ATGGGCAAGGTGCACGAGCGGATCGACGACCGGATGCGCACGTTCCTCCTCGCGCAGCACGTGTTCTTCGTCGCGACGGCCCCCAGCGGCGACGGCGGGCACGTCAACGTGTCCCCGAAGGGGATCGACGGCTCGTTCGTCGTGCTCGACGACCGCACCGTCGCGTACCTCGACCTCACGGCCAGCGGTGCCGAGACGATCGCGCACCTGCGCGAGAACGGCCGCATCACCGTGATGTTCTGCGCGTTCCAGGGGCCGCCGAACATCGTCCGCCTGCACGGCCGCGGCCGGTTCGTCACGCTCTACGACGAGGGGTTCGCGGAGCTCGCGGCGCTGTTCCCGGAGACGCGTGGTGCGCGGGCGGTGGTCGTGGTGGACGTCGAGCGCGTCTCCGACTCGTGCGGCTACGGCGTGCCGCTCATGGAGCACGTGGGGGAGCGCGACCTGCTGCCGCCGTACATGGAGCGCAAGGGCGAGCAGGGCCAGGCGGCCTACCGACGGCAGAAGAACCGGACGAGCATCGACGGCCTCCCGGCGTTCGACTTCGACCCCGAGCCGGACCCGGAGCCGCAGCCGGGATCGGTCTGA
- a CDS encoding response regulator, which yields MIRVLLADDHPVVRSGLAGMLGLEPDLEVVGEAADGEQAVALAAELRPHLVLMDLRMPVLDGAAATARITGTLPGVRVLVLTTYETDTDILRAVEAGATGYLLKDTPRDQLVAGVRAAARGESALSPSVARRLVQQVRGEQERLTAREQEVLAGVARGLSNAGIGRELFITEATVKTHLLRAFAKLGVDDRTRAVTVAIERGILPGA from the coding sequence ATGATCCGGGTGCTGCTGGCGGACGACCACCCCGTCGTCCGGTCCGGCCTCGCGGGGATGCTCGGGCTCGAGCCGGACCTCGAGGTCGTGGGCGAGGCGGCCGACGGCGAGCAGGCCGTCGCCCTCGCGGCCGAGCTGCGGCCGCACCTGGTGCTCATGGACCTGCGCATGCCGGTCCTCGACGGCGCCGCCGCGACCGCGCGCATCACGGGCACGCTGCCCGGCGTGCGCGTCCTGGTGCTCACGACGTACGAGACCGACACGGACATCCTGCGCGCCGTGGAGGCGGGCGCCACCGGGTACCTGCTCAAGGACACGCCGCGCGACCAGCTCGTCGCGGGGGTCCGGGCGGCCGCGCGCGGCGAGTCGGCGCTGTCGCCGTCCGTCGCACGCCGGCTCGTGCAGCAGGTGCGCGGGGAGCAGGAGCGGCTGACCGCGCGCGAGCAGGAGGTCCTCGCGGGCGTCGCCCGGGGCCTGTCGAACGCGGGCATCGGGCGCGAGCTGTTCATCACGGAGGCGACGGTCAAGACGCACCTGCTGCGCGCGTTCGCGAAGCTCGGCGTCGACGACCGGACGCGCGCGGTGACGGTGGCCATCGAGCGGGGGATCCTGCCGGGCGCCTGA
- a CDS encoding sensor histidine kinase, whose protein sequence is MTRTRPPAPVDRHEFWVRSLRGWDIGFYAITAVAAVPILVEADSPGGALVAGLGLAVLVVAYLLLGRPGAIRGDVRLTRPYLLVLVAVLLVEVSVANLGAVMLFVAYSQIWFFSTTRLEGVAWCVVLTVAFATALVVADPSAVAEPRALLGLVGQAGTGLVFAIALGLWITWVSEQSEERAALVERLGAAQAELASTHHAAGVLAERARLAQEIHDTLAQGFTSVVMLAQAASAEIARDRLAPAAERVDQIEAVARDNLAQARALVAAFGPPELESGTLADALDRLATRFEAETRVRVEVDGLDGLGAVGPEQAVVLLRAAQEALANVRKHAGAQAVRLSVRRDGDDVLLEVADDGRGLPVDVVEGVGLRGMRERVDAGGGTLEVGSGPGGGTRVSVTLPTAGAAPTGTTATAGTTGTAGTTGTASPTGATGPAARVPTGGTPAGGTKEDA, encoded by the coding sequence ATGACGCGCACCCGGCCGCCGGCGCCCGTCGACCGGCACGAGTTCTGGGTCCGCTCGCTGCGCGGGTGGGACATCGGCTTCTACGCGATCACCGCGGTCGCGGCCGTGCCGATCCTGGTGGAGGCGGACAGCCCCGGCGGTGCGCTCGTCGCGGGGCTCGGGCTCGCGGTCCTCGTGGTCGCGTACCTGCTGCTCGGGAGGCCCGGGGCGATCCGCGGCGACGTGCGCCTGACGCGCCCCTACCTGCTGGTGCTCGTCGCGGTGCTGCTCGTCGAGGTGTCCGTCGCGAACCTCGGCGCCGTGATGCTGTTCGTCGCCTACTCGCAGATCTGGTTCTTCTCGACGACGCGGCTCGAGGGCGTCGCGTGGTGCGTGGTGCTCACGGTCGCCTTCGCGACCGCGCTCGTCGTGGCGGACCCGTCGGCGGTGGCCGAGCCGCGGGCCCTGCTCGGACTCGTCGGGCAGGCCGGCACGGGCCTGGTGTTCGCGATCGCCCTCGGGCTGTGGATCACGTGGGTGTCGGAGCAGAGCGAGGAACGCGCGGCGCTCGTCGAGCGGCTCGGTGCGGCACAGGCCGAGCTCGCCTCGACGCACCACGCCGCGGGCGTCCTCGCGGAGCGCGCGCGGCTCGCCCAGGAGATCCACGACACCCTCGCGCAGGGGTTCACGAGCGTCGTCATGCTCGCCCAGGCGGCGTCGGCCGAGATCGCCCGGGACCGGCTCGCGCCCGCCGCGGAGCGGGTCGACCAGATCGAGGCCGTCGCGCGTGACAACCTCGCGCAGGCACGTGCGCTCGTCGCCGCGTTTGGGCCGCCCGAGCTGGAGAGCGGCACCCTGGCCGACGCGCTCGACCGCCTGGCGACCCGGTTCGAGGCCGAGACCCGGGTGCGGGTGGAGGTCGACGGCCTGGACGGCCTGGGTGCCGTGGGACCGGAGCAGGCAGTCGTGCTGCTGCGCGCCGCGCAGGAAGCCCTCGCGAACGTGCGCAAGCACGCGGGCGCGCAGGCGGTGCGGCTGTCGGTGCGTCGCGACGGCGACGATGTCCTGCTCGAGGTCGCCGACGACGGACGCGGGCTGCCCGTCGACGTCGTCGAGGGCGTCGGGCTGCGGGGCATGCGCGAGCGCGTGGACGCGGGCGGCGGGACGCTCGAGGTGGGCAGCGGACCGGGCGGCGGCACGCGCGTGAGCGTCACGCTTCCGACCGCCGGCGCTGCGCCGACGGGCACGACGGCGACGGCAGGCACGACGGGGACGGCAGGCACGACGGGGACGGCGAGCCCGACGGGCGCGACGGGACCCGCGGCGAGGGTGCCGACGGGTGGGACGCCTGCGGGCGGGACGAAGGAGGACGCATGA
- a CDS encoding nitroreductase family deazaflavin-dependent oxidoreductase, producing MTTGRAAGRTSGTRRRGVLRRAVDGVVTALVRRGSGPRGTVLLTVAGRTSGQPRTTPVTLVERDGTRWLVAPYGPVGWVANVRAAGVVDVRRGRAVQRLAVEEVDAAVGAPVLRQYLQEVAVVRRVFDVAPTDPVEAFVPLVATHPVFRLRPV from the coding sequence ATGACGACGGGACGGGCGGCCGGACGGACCTCGGGGACGCGTCGACGGGGCGTGCTGCGACGCGCGGTGGACGGTGTCGTCACCGCCCTCGTGCGCCGTGGGAGCGGACCGCGCGGCACCGTGCTGCTCACCGTCGCCGGGCGCACCTCGGGGCAGCCGCGCACCACGCCCGTCACGCTCGTCGAGCGCGACGGGACGCGCTGGCTGGTCGCGCCGTACGGGCCCGTCGGCTGGGTCGCGAACGTGCGAGCCGCGGGCGTCGTCGACGTGCGGCGCGGCCGGGCCGTGCAGCGGCTCGCCGTCGAGGAGGTCGACGCGGCCGTCGGCGCGCCGGTGCTGCGCCAGTACCTGCAGGAGGTCGCGGTCGTGCGGCGCGTGTTCGACGTCGCGCCGACCGATCCCGTCGAGGCGTTCGTCCCGCTCGTCGCGACCCACCCGGTGTTCCGGCTGCGGCCCGTCTGA